One window of the Triticum dicoccoides isolate Atlit2015 ecotype Zavitan chromosome 3B, WEW_v2.0, whole genome shotgun sequence genome contains the following:
- the LOC119274689 gene encoding G-type lectin S-receptor-like serine/threonine-protein kinase SD2-5, which produces MAVRGISLTLHLLFLLRLLLLLPVVTTQSQTILNITNRCPYTVWPAAFPVGGGRRLEPGKTWTLKVPYDTRGGSVWARTGCSFDGKGDGSCQTGDCQGLLACNGDGQPPYTSAQFSLNQYNNNSFFGISLYQGFNVPMEFLPMPSKGQGGSGCIKGPHCVANITSQCPSELKAPGGCNSACTVFQEQNNDMYCCYGTPCESNKYSAFFVRMCPEAISYSSDAVTETSFSCPWDTDYQVIFCPPINLTSSPPSSPNPADQSLHTGPAVGTSVSIAIAGAIVLIVTFIFFILRRRRTRRHHEMEEEEAEFGQLQGTPMRFTFQQLEAVTEQFKDKLGEGGFGSVFEGQLGEERIAVKRLDRAGQGKREFLAEVQTIGSIHHINLVRLFGFCAEKSHRLLVYEYMPKGSLDRWIYGRHENSAPPLEWRVRCKIIADIAKGLSYLHEDCMKRIAHLNVKPQNILLDDDFNAKLSDFGLCKLIDRDMSQVVTRMRGTPGYLAPEWLTSQITEKADVYSFGVVVMEIVSGRKNLDTSLSEESIHLITLLEEKVKSNHLEDLIDKGSNDMQAHERDVIQMMKLAMWCLQIDCKGRPKMSEVVKVLEGTMDAESNIDHNFVATNEPNFGIAGNVNSSAPPVASDVSGPR; this is translated from the coding sequence ATGGCAGTTAGAGGTATCTCCCTGACTCTCCACCtgctcttcctcctccgcctcctgctcctcctgcCAGTCGTCACCACCCAATCCCAAACCATACTCAACATCACCAACCGATGCCCCTACACCGTATGGCCGGCCGCTTTCCCGGTGGGCGGTGGCAGGCGGCTGGAGCCTGGCAAGACATGGACCCTCAAGGTTCCTTATGACACCCGTGGAGGAAGCGTGTGGGCGCGCACAGGCTGCTCGTTTGACGGCAAAGGCGACGGGTCGTGCCAGACAGGCGACTGCCAAGGCTTGCTCGCCTGCAACGGAGATGGTCAGCCACCCTACACGTCTGCTCAATTCTCGCTCAACCAGTACAACAACAACAGTTTCTTCGGCATCTCCCTCTACCAGGGATTTAACGTACCCATGGAGTTCTTGCCAATGCCGAGCAAGGGGCAAGGGGGATCAGGGTGCATAAAGGGGCCGCACTGTGTTGCCAACATCACGTCACAGTGTCCGAGCGAGCTCAAGGCACCGGGAGGCTGCAACAGCGCATGTACAGTGTTCCAGGAGCAGAATAATGATATGTACTGCTGCTATGGGACACCCTGTGAATCCAACAAATACTCGGCCTTCTTTGTGCGGATGTGCCCGGAGGCAATAAGTTACTCCAGTGATGCTGTCACAGAAACTTCATTCAGTTGTCCATGGGATACCGACTACCAGGTCATTTTCTGCCCACCGATCAATCTaacatcttcacctccaagttctcCTAACCCAGCTGATCAGTCACTACACACAGGACCCGCAGTAGGCACTTCTGTTTCAATTGCAATTGCAGGTGCCATAGTTTTAATCGTCACATTCATCTTTTTCATCCTACGTCGAAGAAGAACTCGACGACACCATGAGATGGAGGAAGAGGAGGCAGAGTTTGGTCAGCTACAAGGAACACCAATGAGGTTTACGTTTCAACAGTTAGAAGCAGTAACAGAGCAATTCAAGGACAAGCTCGGGGAAGGAGGATTTGGGTCTGTTTTCGAGGGGCAGCTAGGCGAGGAAAGGATTGCGGTAAAACGTTTGGATCGAGCTGGTCAGGGGAAGAGAGAATTCTTGGCGGAGGTTCAGACAATCGGCAGCATTCATCATATCAATCTGGTGAGGCTGTTTGGCTTCTGTGCAGAGAAATCCCATAGGCTCTTGGTTTATGAGTATATGCCAAAAGGATCCTTGGACAGGTGGATCTATGGTCGACATGAAAATAGTGCTCCTCCGTTAGAATGGAGGGTGCGATGCAAGATTATCGCTGACATAGCTAAGGGTCTCTCTTATCTTCACGAGGATTGCATGAAGAGAATTGCTCATTTGAATGTCAAACCACAAAACATCCTCTTAGATGACGACTTCAATGCTAAACTCTCTGATTTTGGTCTATGCAAGCTCATTGATAGGGATATGAGCCAAGTGGTTACAAGAATGAGAGGAACACCTGGTTATCTAGCCCCTGAATGGTTGACATCACAAATCACGGAGAAGGCCGATGTCTATAGCTTTGGCGTTGTGGTGATGGAAATTGTGAGTGGAAGAAAGAACCTGGACACTTCCCTGTCTGAAGAGAGCATCCATCTTATTACCCTATTGGAAGAAAAGGTGAAGAGCAATCACTTGGAAGATTTGATTGACAAGGGCAGTAACGACATGCAAGCACACGAGCGAGATGTGATTCAGATGATGAAGCTCGCGATGTGGTGCTTGCAGATTGACTGCAAAGGAAGGCCTAAAATGTCCGAGGTAGTCAAAGTCTTAGAAGGTACCATGGATGCAGAGAGCAACATAGATCATAACTTTGtcgcaacaaatgaaccaaatttcGGTATTGCTGGAAATGTGAACTCTTCAGCTCCACCTGTAGCCTCAGATGTATCAGGTCCAAGGTGA